One region of Primulina tabacum isolate GXHZ01 chromosome 1, ASM2559414v2, whole genome shotgun sequence genomic DNA includes:
- the LOC142552285 gene encoding phospholipase A(1) DAD1, chloroplastic-like, which translates to MRLSTSEYVRQCNSTNATISQNFRHSFLIDTKPTKKTICMRIEALPKLEKYSRLLKNYVEPNSSSTPVKLSKRWMDYQGIKNWEGLLDPLDNNLRSEIIRYGKFVEAAYRACDINPSSSSYATCRYHKRNLLNESGFKETGYQVTENLTVNSGIQLPRWIERAPAWVAMQSSWIGFVAVCRDQNEISRLGRRDVVIAFRGTITCLEWLENFRATLTPLPHYNSNSESDLEPMVASGFLSLYTSIFKTRQSLQNLVRHEISRILEKYKNEPLSFTITGHSLGAALATLAAYDIKKTFKNSPLVTVISFAGPRVGNWSFRCELEKQGTKILRIVNSDDLITKVPGLVVDDKAQTQCPDKLLQRNTTAGLGGWIEKLAEDSQLVYANVGCELRLSSRDSPYVEGNDIGTCHDLKTYLHLVDGFVGSNCPFRATARKMMNKTFGKNYPS; encoded by the coding sequence ATGAGGCTTTCAACTAGTGAATATGTAAGGCAATGCAACTCAACAAATGCAACAATATCTCAAAACTTTAGGCACTCGTTTCTTATTGATACAAAACCCACAAAGAAAACCATATGCATGAGGATTGAAGCTCTACCCAAATTGGAAAAGTACTCCCGTCTTCTCAAGAATTATGTTGAACCAAATTCCTCATCTACCCCGGTGAAGCTTAGCAAGAGGTGGATGGATTACCAAGGAATCAAGAATTGGGAAGGATTGCTCGATCCTCTCGACAATAATCTGAGGTCTGAGATTATCCGTTATGGTAAGTTCGTGGAGGCAGCTTACCGAGCATGTGATATTAATCCTTCATCTTCATCATATGCTACTTGTCGCTACCATAAAAGAAACCTACTCAATGAGTCTGGATTCAAGGAGACTGGATATCAAGTCACCGAGAATCTTACCGTCAATTCTGGGATACAACTTCCACGGTGGATCGAACGAGCCCCAGCTTGGGTGGCCATGCAATCGAGCTGGATCGGATTTGTGGCTGTGTGTCGTGATCAAAATGAGATTTCCAGACTCGGGAGGCGAGACGTGGTCATTGCATTCCGGGGGACGATTACCTGCCTGGAGTGGCTAGAAAATTTTCGGGCAACCTTAACTCCATTGCCACATTATAATTCCAACTCCGAATCTGATTTGGAGCCAATGGTGGCGAGTGGATTCCTGAGTTTGTACACCTCCATCTTCAAAACACGACAGAGTTTACAAAATCTTGTGAGACATGAGATATCAAGAATCCTGGAAAAGTACAAAAACGAGCCATTGAGCTTCACCATCACCGGCCACTCACTCGGGGCAGCGTTGGCCACTCTCGCCGCATACGACATCAAAAAAACCTTCAAAAACTCACCACTTGTCACCGTAATCTCCTTTGCAGGGCCAAGAGTTGGAAACTGGAGCTTCAGGTGTGAGCTGGAGAAACAAGGGACTAAAATACTACGCATAGTCAATTCCGACGACCTGATCACAAAAGTACCTGGATTAGTGGTTGACGACAAAGCACAGACACAGTGTCCTGATAAACTTCTCCAAAGAAACACGACAGCGGGTCTGGGCGGATGGATTGAGAAACTGGCTGAGGACAGCCAGCTAGTATACGCAAACGTCGGCTGCGAGCTGCGGCTGAGCAGCCGAGACTCTCCGTACGTGGAAGGCAACGACATCGGCACATGTCATGATCTTAAAACGTACCTTCATCTGGTTGACGGGTTCGTAGGTTCCAATTGCCCGTTCCGCGCTACCgcaagaaaaatgatgaacaAAACTTTCGGGAAGAATTATCCCAGTTAA
- the LOC142513841 gene encoding LOW QUALITY PROTEIN: nitrate regulatory gene2 protein-like (The sequence of the model RefSeq protein was modified relative to this genomic sequence to represent the inferred CDS: inserted 1 base in 1 codon) has translation SSVIPIHTEENNRELPEVFAFFDEWKLAGDRLPDTVASEAIKSFVNAVRSISXEQIEELKIKKHTENTLKELEKKASSLRNIDRKHYHSYSMVGIGLPDTGPDNGHILDARDPLADKKAELAACQRRVDDEMLKHSKAVEVTRSMRLNNIQTGLPGVFQAMTSFSSLITESLETVCTRSYAIK, from the exons TCATCAGTCATCCCCATTCACACCGAGGAAAATAATAGGGAGCTACCAGAGGTTTTTGCTTTCTTCGATGAGTGGAAACTTGCAGGCGACCGACTCCCAGATACAGTTGCATCCGAAGCCATCAAAAGCTTCGTCAACGCCGTTCGTTCAATAT CTGAACAAATAGAGGAGCTCAAGATCAAGAAACACACAGAAAATACATTAAAGGAACTCGAGAAAAAGGCTTCCTCACTAAGAAACATAGACAGAAAACATTACCACTCTTACTCAATGGTTGGCATAGGACTTCCTGATACAGGACCAGATAACGGACACATTTTGGATGCTAGGGACCCCCTGGCTGATAAAAAAGCAGAACTTGCAGCTTGCCAGAGGCGGGTTGACGACGAGATGCTTAAACACTCTAAGGCAGTCGAGGTGACCCGATCAATGAGACTGAACAACATTCAAACAGGGTTGCCTGGAGTTTTTCAAGCCATGACCAGTTTTTCTTCATTAATCACCGAATCCCTCGAGACGGTTTGCACCCGTTCGTATGCCATTAAGTAA